Below is a window of Deltaproteobacteria bacterium DNA.
ATCATGGTCTTCGGGATAAAAAAGGCCAAGAAGCTTCCCGAAGGCAATATAAGGATCGTCGACAATAATCAGATTCTTATCGGTACTTACTGCTCCGGACGACACCAGAACGGCGGATGCGCCGGTTGTCTCAAGTTTCTTCAGATATTTAGGGTTTGCAATGAAGGTTAGATCGCCGTTTCCAGCTTCATCAATACCCCGGATATTTTCAATGGCTGCCTGAGAATCTCCGATGACTTCACCGTTTAAGAAAGATGCAATTTCCCTCAATGTTTTTTTCACCTTGATGACCTCATAACCCTCAGTACATACTGCCCTCAGACTTGAATAAATATGTTACTTACAGGAGGCTTTTCCTGCAGAAAGAGAAGCTTTGCTGAAAGCTGAAAGCAAATATCCGGATGCCTCTTTCAATTCTTCGGTTTATAGATTTTGTTGAATTCTTCAACAACCCGCTTTGTCAAGTCATTTTCCTTCGCATAGTAGGCGACAGGGACAGTGCTGATATCAATGATCAGCAAGTATTTTTCTCTATCTCCAATAGCGTTCACGACTTTCATAATCTCGGGCATCAACTGCTTTAAAATTCCTTGCCTTTTTGCCTGGAGCTCTTCATTGGCATCCTTGACCACTAACTGGTAATCCCTGAATTTTTTCTGGTAGGCCGTCTCCTTTTCTTTCATAGCGGCTTCGGTGAGAACTGTCCGCTGTTTTTCGAGGTCATCTTTGAGCTTCTTTAATTCTGTTTCTTTTTCCTGGATCTTAACTTTATCTTTTTCAAAGATCTTGAGAAATTCCGCATCTGCCTTTTTCCCAGGATCTGATTTGCTTAAAATTTCTTCAATGTTGATAAACCCCGTCTTTTCACCAGCGATTGCATATGAGCCAGAGAAGATCAGCGACAAGACTATAAATGCAATTGAAATCAACAGACCACTTTTTTTCATAAAATTTCCCCCTTATAAAATTTGAAATGTCATAACGTTATTTACATGAACATACCGATTGTGAATTCCCACCGGCTTGCAGATTCACCTTCCTTTCGATCAAGGGCATAACCCCATTCGAGCCTCAACGGCCCGATCGGTGAGTACCAGCGTATGCCTGCTCCCGCCGTCTTCCTCATGTCGTTGATATGATAACCGCTTTCCCAGGCATTGCCTGTATCGTAAAATAAAACCCCCTTCATCCCGGCGTTTTTAATCAGGGGGAAAATGAATTCAGCATTGAAACATAACATTGTATAGCCGCCGATAGGATCGTTCGTGTCCGGATCTCTTGGACCTACATCTCGAAGACCCCGGAGGGAACTTATGCCCCCCAGATAGTAACGCTCATAGATCGGTACATCCTTCCCCTCGTTACCGTGCACATATCCGGCTCGCCCGTACGCGCCGAGTACGGTTTCTAAGGGCAGGGGAAAAAACCATGAAGCTTTTGCCCCGTATCGGGTAAAACTTGTGTCGCCCTGAAGGATCCCACCTGTGTTTTCGATGGTAGCACTGTTTTTGGAGCCTTTTGATGGAAACATAATGTCGTCAGTCGTATCCCTTGTGAGAGTGACGGACACGGTGCTGGATGTTGTTGTCCCTGCTTGTTCCTTTATGTACCGCGACGCCGTGTCCTTGATATCTTTGACGTCATTTGTCGTTAGTCTGTATCCAATATAACCGGTTACATACTCCCAGAGAGGATAACCTAACGTGGTTCCGATACCCTTTGACGATAAATTATAACTGTCATATTCCCGCGTATAATTCCAGATGTCGGATTTACTCCATAGAGGAATATCAAATAACCATGGTTCTATAAATGAGAGCTCGTACATTGATGATATGCTTCCAATTTGAGCCCTAAGGCTTAAAATCTGCCCCTTGCCAAAGAGATTTTGCTGGGAAATCTGGGCGGTTAAAATAGCATGGTCATAGGCACTGTATCCGGCGCCGACACTGAACATGCCCGTCGGTTTTTCCTTTACATTGATATTGACGTCGGTGAGTGTTTCATCGGGTCCCTTTTCTGTCTGAAAATTAATTTCTTCAAAGTATCTCAGGCGATTGAGCTCCATATAGCTCTTTTTCAGCTTGCTGCTGTTATACAGATCACCCTCAACAATGGCTAACTGCCTTCGTATCACCTTATCTCTTGTTTTTGTGTTGCCCGTAATGGTTATTCTGTTGAAGTAGACCTGATTACCTTTTTTAATTTGGTAAATAACATCTACCGTCTGGTCTTTTTCGTTGGGAACAGTGCGCGGAGTAATGTCGGCATAGGCATAACCATCATCATTGCAGGCCTGGGTAAGATATTCGATATCTTTCATGATCGATTCTCTGTCATAATACTCTTTTTTGTTGATCTTCAATTTATCCAGGAGTTCAGGTCGGGGTACTGTTAACGTATCACCGGTAATATCTACCTTGCCTACTTTGAATTGTTTGCCTTCCACTACTGATATTTTTATATAAATTCCCTTCTTATCGGAGGTAATTTCCGGTTCGCCGACCTGAGCGTTGATAAAACCATGATTGAGGTAAAATGCACTCACTTTGTTGGCATCCTGTCTCAATTGTTCCTTTTTCAGAAGACCTGAGTCGGTGACGAAGTGGAAAATGCCCCATTCCGTAGCATCTATAATTTTTTTCAGTTCTTTATCGGTAAACGCCCTGTTTCCCTCAAAAGAGATGGTTTTGATATACAGTCTCTCGTTTTCGGTAATATCGATAGTGATGCGGGTATCTTTATCCCCTTCCTTATCAATCACATATTTGATCTCTGCATTGTTGTATCCCTTGTTGTCATAAAGGGACTTGATTTTTTCTATGCTGGCAACAATTTTTCCGGGGTTGAAAACCTCACGGACCTTGAAAGTCAGTGCACTTTCTATTTCGCTCTTTTCGATGGCCTTATTCCCTTTGATCTTTATCTCTGTAATGAGGGCTTTTTCCTTCAAAATAAAAGTAATAATCTTTCCCTCAGACGTACCGGTGACATCTGTGGCTACATCATCGAAATAGCCCATCTTGTAAATAGCTTTGATGTCGGATGAGAGATCTGTTTCTGAAAAGAGGTTTCCCCTGGCACTTTTCACGACCTGATTGACGGCACTGCTTTCAATTTTCCGGTTACCCTTAAATTCAATTTTTGCTATCCTCATTTCCGCGGCGATTTGGATGAGTATATTTGTCCTTATTTTGGCAGATAGTGAGCCAATGCTTTCAAAGCCTTTACCTTGGGCGAAGACACCGGGCAGTGCTTTTTGCTCCTTTACATCAATGACTCTTGCATCGACGCTGATGAGTTCTCCGAACTCTGACAGACTCCCCATGATGACATAATGAGCGCCCGTTTCTTTACCTACAGTGAGAGCAAGTTTTTCATCAATCCGTTTACCCTCAACAACTCCGGCAAGGATACCTCTTTCAATGAGCAGGATGTTTTTTGATTTAACCAGCTCTGTCGACAGTCCTTTGTAAATAGCTTCCTGCAGTTTAGATACATTTGCCTTGCTGTGAATATCAAAGGGAAGGAGCGCGATTTTTTTTACATCTTCCGCGAAAGCTTTTTGATAGTTAATCAGCAGGAGCAAAGTCAGCAGAAAGACGAAGCTAATAACCTTTTTACTCATAGTTATGTATCTTTCCATCTCGCAGGCCAATGCTTTGAGACATTCTGTCAGCCAGTGATTTATTGTGGGTTACAACGACAAGGGTGATTTGTTTGGTTCTATTGAGATCGAGCAGGATGTCTTCTATCTTCTTTCCCGTTTCACTATCAAGGTTTCCCGTGGGTTCATCAGCCAGAATAATTTCAGGTTCCATGATGAGTGCCCGTGCCACGGCGACTCGCTGTTGTTCCCCTCCCGAAAGCTCTCCAGGTTTGTGGGTCATCCTGTCACCAAGTCCTACCTCATTTAATATAGCTTCGGCCCGATCCTTCGCTTTTCGGTAGGATACGCCATGAATCAGAGCCGGCATCATCGTATTTTCCAGACTGTTAAATTCCGGCAGGAGGTTATGGAATTGGAAAACAAAACCAATTGTTTTGTTTCTGAACTCTGCCAGTTTTTTATTGTCCCACTCAAAGACATGAACGTCGTTAAAGAGCACAGTACCCGATGTGGGGTGATCCAGGGTTCCTAAAATATGGATTAAGGTGCTTTTTCCCGCCCCGGAAACACCGAGGATGGCCAATGAATGTCCTCGGGGGATGGTTAGATTCAGTTCTTTCAAAACTTCGATCTTGTTGCCGTCCTTGATGAAAGTTTTATTTAAATTATTTACGGTTATCATTATTCATATCTCAGGGCCTCTGATGGGTCCAGTTTGGAAGCCTTCCGGGATGGATAAATCGTTGACAGGAAACATATCAGCATCGTTCCTATAATGATGATGAGCACATCACTGAAATTAACTTGGGAGGGCAGTTGATTCAGATAATATACGTCACCCGGCAGTATCTTGAAACCGAAAAGATTTTCGATGAATACGGAAAGCTTCTCAAGATTAAAAGCAACAGTAAGCCCGCCGATGCACCCGAGAAGAGTACCGATTGCACCGATTGTTATCCCTTGATAAATAAATATCTTCATTATACTTTTTGACGTTGCACCCATGGATTTTAAAATGGCGATGTCCTTGCTTTTTTCCATTACTATCATGATTAACGTACAAATTATGTTGAACGCAGCGACCAGCACGATGAGACTGAGGATGATAAACATGACCCGTTTTTCGAGTTTCAGGGCCGAGAAGAGGTTTTTATTCATTTCCATCCAGTGTCGGCCCCAGAAAGGGAATCCCAGTTTTTTCTCTATTGATTTAGCAATGAGATTCGCCTTATAAATGTCGTTAACTTTGATTTCAAGGCCGGTTACCTGTTCTCCCAGATTTAAGAATTCCTGACAGTCTTTCAGGGATATGTAGGCCAAAGTAGAGTCATATTCGTAGAATCCTGAATCGAAGACGCCCACAACAACAAATTTTTTCATTTTGGGAACCATCCCCATAGGCGTTGAGACTCCCATAGGAGAGATGATGTTGACGGTTTCAAAGAGAAAGAGCCCCATGTTTTTTGCCAGTTCTTTGCCTACGACAATTCCGGGGAGCATCGAGGTATCTTTGCCGAGGTTGAGGGTACTCCGATGTTTTTCCGAAAGATAATGAATGTTCCCCTCCTGCATCTTTCCCAGATTGATGACTTTGAAGGCGTTATCTACCGACATTCCCCGCAAGATAACACCACTTGTGTGACCGCCGTTTTTCAGCATAGCCTGACTGTATATGAATGGTGTTGATGCGACGACACCGTCGACGTCCGTAATCTCGTTCATGACCTTCTGGTGGTCATTCATTGTCCCGCTATATTTCATAAGAACGATGTGCGAATTGATACCCAGTATCTTACTACGGAGATCGTTTTCAAAACCGTTCATTACTGCCAGGACAATAATCAGTGCGGCAACGCCTAAAAAAATCCCGGCAATGGATAAAAATGTGATGATGGAGACGAAGACCTGCTTTCGCTTGGCCCGGAGGTATCTGAGACTGATAAAAAGTTCAAAGGACATGGCAGATTTTATTCTTCCTTGGTTCTCAAAAGCGGGAAAAGGATAACATCCCTTATGGATGCAGAGTCCGTAAAAAGCATGACCAGCCTGTCGATGCCGATTCCTTCCCCTGCTGTAGGAGGCATTCCATATTCGAGAGTCCGGATGTAATCCTCATCCATTTCATGTGCTTCATCATCCCCGGCCTCTCTTTCTTTGAGCTGCATCATGAATCGTTCCCTTTGATCAACGGGGTCGTTAAGTTCGGAAAAGGCATTAGCAATTTCTTTTCCATAGATATAAAGTTCGAATCTATCGGTCAACTCGGGATGAACAGGATTTTTCCTCGAAAGGGGAGAAACCTCAACAGGATAATGAGTTATAAAAGTGGGTTGAATGAGCTTTTCCTCCACATCTTCTTCAAATAGAGCCATCATCACCTTTCCTGGGGATTCGTTGTCTTTGATGGTCAGTCCCAGATTTCTTGCGTAGGCCGTAAGCCCGGCAGTATCCTCCAGCATATCGGAGGTTATATTGCCGTGCCGGACAAGCGCATCTTTGACAGAAATGCGCGACCATGGAGGAGTCAGGTCAATTTCTGTTCCCTGGTACTGAAACTTTAGAGAACCGAAAAGCTCCCGGGCGATGAAGGTCAGCATTTCCTCCGTCATTACCATCATGTCCTCATAGGTGGCGTAGGCCTGATAAAATTCCATCATCGTAAATTCGGGGTTATGGAATGTGGAGATGCCTTCATTTCTGAAGTTCCTGTTTATTTCGAAGACCCTCTCGAGGTCTCCGGTAATCAATCTTTTCAGATACAGTTCAGGGGCTATCCTCAAAAAAAAGTCCATTCCCAGGGCATTATGATGTGTCTTGAAGGGACGCGCCACAGCACCGCCGGCCTTGGGCTGCATCATGGGAGTTTCTACTTCGAGGAAATCCCGTTCTTCCATAAAGTGACGCAGAA
It encodes the following:
- a CDS encoding OmpH family outer membrane protein, with product MKKSGLLISIAFIVLSLIFSGSYAIAGEKTGFINIEEILSKSDPGKKADAEFLKIFEKDKVKIQEKETELKKLKDDLEKQRTVLTEAAMKEKETAYQKKFRDYQLVVKDANEELQAKRQGILKQLMPEIMKVVNAIGDREKYLLIIDISTVPVAYYAKENDLTKRVVEEFNKIYKPKN
- the bamA gene encoding outer membrane protein assembly factor BamA codes for the protein MSKKVISFVFLLTLLLLINYQKAFAEDVKKIALLPFDIHSKANVSKLQEAIYKGLSTELVKSKNILLIERGILAGVVEGKRIDEKLALTVGKETGAHYVIMGSLSEFGELISVDARVIDVKEQKALPGVFAQGKGFESIGSLSAKIRTNILIQIAAEMRIAKIEFKGNRKIESSAVNQVVKSARGNLFSETDLSSDIKAIYKMGYFDDVATDVTGTSEGKIITFILKEKALITEIKIKGNKAIEKSEIESALTFKVREVFNPGKIVASIEKIKSLYDNKGYNNAEIKYVIDKEGDKDTRITIDITENERLYIKTISFEGNRAFTDKELKKIIDATEWGIFHFVTDSGLLKKEQLRQDANKVSAFYLNHGFINAQVGEPEITSDKKGIYIKISVVEGKQFKVGKVDITGDTLTVPRPELLDKLKINKKEYYDRESIMKDIEYLTQACNDDGYAYADITPRTVPNEKDQTVDVIYQIKKGNQVYFNRITITGNTKTRDKVIRRQLAIVEGDLYNSSKLKKSYMELNRLRYFEEINFQTEKGPDETLTDVNINVKEKPTGMFSVGAGYSAYDHAILTAQISQQNLFGKGQILSLRAQIGSISSMYELSFIEPWLFDIPLWSKSDIWNYTREYDSYNLSSKGIGTTLGYPLWEYVTGYIGYRLTTNDVKDIKDTASRYIKEQAGTTTSSTVSVTLTRDTTDDIMFPSKGSKNSATIENTGGILQGDTSFTRYGAKASWFFPLPLETVLGAYGRAGYVHGNEGKDVPIYERYYLGGISSLRGLRDVGPRDPDTNDPIGGYTMLCFNAEFIFPLIKNAGMKGVLFYDTGNAWESGYHINDMRKTAGAGIRWYSPIGPLRLEWGYALDRKEGESASRWEFTIGMFM
- a CDS encoding ABC transporter ATP-binding protein encodes the protein MITVNNLNKTFIKDGNKIEVLKELNLTIPRGHSLAILGVSGAGKSTLIHILGTLDHPTSGTVLFNDVHVFEWDNKKLAEFRNKTIGFVFQFHNLLPEFNSLENTMMPALIHGVSYRKAKDRAEAILNEVGLGDRMTHKPGELSGGEQQRVAVARALIMEPEIILADEPTGNLDSETGKKIEDILLDLNRTKQITLVVVTHNKSLADRMSQSIGLRDGKIHNYE
- a CDS encoding lipoprotein-releasing ABC transporter permease subunit, translating into MSFELFISLRYLRAKRKQVFVSIITFLSIAGIFLGVAALIIVLAVMNGFENDLRSKILGINSHIVLMKYSGTMNDHQKVMNEITDVDGVVASTPFIYSQAMLKNGGHTSGVILRGMSVDNAFKVINLGKMQEGNIHYLSEKHRSTLNLGKDTSMLPGIVVGKELAKNMGLFLFETVNIISPMGVSTPMGMVPKMKKFVVVGVFDSGFYEYDSTLAYISLKDCQEFLNLGEQVTGLEIKVNDIYKANLIAKSIEKKLGFPFWGRHWMEMNKNLFSALKLEKRVMFIILSLIVLVAAFNIICTLIMIVMEKSKDIAILKSMGATSKSIMKIFIYQGITIGAIGTLLGCIGGLTVAFNLEKLSVFIENLFGFKILPGDVYYLNQLPSQVNFSDVLIIIIGTMLICFLSTIYPSRKASKLDPSEALRYE
- the lysS gene encoding lysine--tRNA ligase; the protein is MEDSELIRKKKEKIESLKADGIELYPNDVRVKDTTASIVTRFIHMDNDALAAIDERFAIAGRLMAIRDFGKGSFVMIQDRAGRLQAFIRKNQVGETTYSLFKRLDVGDIVFIAGKIFRTRTNELTIDADALRLLSKAIRPLPEKWHGLTDIETRYRQRHLDLIVNPQVKEVFLKRNRIIQLLRHFMEERDFLEVETPMMQPKAGGAVARPFKTHHNALGMDFFLRIAPELYLKRLITGDLERVFEINRNFRNEGISTFHNPEFTMMEFYQAYATYEDMMVMTEEMLTFIARELFGSLKFQYQGTEIDLTPPWSRISVKDALVRHGNITSDMLEDTAGLTAYARNLGLTIKDNESPGKVMMALFEEDVEEKLIQPTFITHYPVEVSPLSRKNPVHPELTDRFELYIYGKEIANAFSELNDPVDQRERFMMQLKEREAGDDEAHEMDEDYIRTLEYGMPPTAGEGIGIDRLVMLFTDSASIRDVILFPLLRTKEE